From one Esox lucius isolate fEsoLuc1 chromosome 11, fEsoLuc1.pri, whole genome shotgun sequence genomic stretch:
- the LOC105006260 gene encoding epithelial membrane protein 1 — protein MLVLLAGIFLLHLASIILLLVATIDNAWWVTDTMSTDVWARWILNNGIWNHTDLPTGSTYPSDYLQAVQASAILACIFSILGLFVFVGQLFTLAKGQRFTFSGIFQLLACLCIMIAASIYTNIFHNDESSGQYGHCFILAWISFAFTFISSIIYFVLRKKTRD, from the exons ATGTTGGTTCTTCTGGCTGGAATATTCCTTCTTCACCTTGCAAGCATCATCCTGCTTCTGGTGGCAACAATTGACAAT gCCTGGTGGGTGACAGATACTATGTCCACTGACGTGTGGGCCAGGTGGATTCTGAACAACGGAATATGGAATCACACTGATCTCCCCACTGGCAGCACCTACCCTTCAG ATTACCTCCAGGCAGTGCAGGCCAGCGCCATCCTGGCCTGTATATTCTCCATCCTGggactgtttgtgtttgtgggaCAGCTTTTCACCCTGGCCAAGGGTCAGAGATTCACCTTCTCTGGCATCTTCCAGCTTCTAGCCT gCCTGTGCATCATGATTGCTGCCTCGATCTACACGAACATCTTTCACAACGACGAGTCGAGCGGTCAGTACGGCCACTGCTTCATCCTGGCCTGGATCTCCTTCGCCTTCACCTTCATCTCCAGTATCATCTACTTTGTCCTGCGTAAGAAGACTAGAGACTAG
- the LOC105013458 gene encoding CD9 antigen-like: MALDGCGQICKCILIIFNIIFALVGLAMLGLGLWIRLSSETKGIFDINLNTQAFVIGVTVLIVLGAVLLLVAVFGEYGGCSENRTALGVFACLLSILTGLQIAAGVIAYVQRNEVGKQMVDFYISVYSQYVNKRDPGLSVTLTIIQNTLQCCGIIGALDPFVKKTCPETGFLETFTFPACPTVILNLFESKGPLVMGLFFGIAAMLILALVCSSILAKQIKTSRLPFLVHNT, from the exons ATGGCACTGGACGGATGTGGCCAGATTTGCAAGTGTATCCTCATCATTTTCAACATAATCTTTGCT CTGGTGGGGCTTGCAATGTTGGGGTTGGGTTTGTGGATAAGGCTGAGCTCTGAGACCAAAGGAATTTTCGACATAAACCTCAACACACAAGCATTTGTCATTG GTGTGACCGTGTTGATTGTGTTAGGAGCAGTGCTTTTGCTCGTGGCAGTTTTTGGAGAATATGGAGGATGCAGTGAGAACAGAACTGCCTTGGGAGTG TTCGCCTGCCTGCTGTCCATCTTGACTGGATTACAGATTGCAGCCGGAGTAATTGCCTACGTGCAACGCAATGAG GTAGGGAAGCAGATGGTCGATTTTTACATCAGTGTTTACTCCCAGTATGTCAACAAAAGAGACCCAGGCCTGTCTGTTACCTTGACCATCATTCAAAACACG TTGCAATGCTGCGGAATCATTGGTGCCTTGGACCCCTTTGTCAAAAAAACATGTCCTGAAACTGGATTTTTGGAGACCTTTACTTTCCCT GCCTGCCCCACTGTCATTCTCAACCTGTTCGAGTCCAAAGGACCTTTGGTGATGGGCCTCTTCTTTGGGATTGCTGCTATGCTG ATCTTAGCCCTGGTGTGCTCCAGCATCCTCGCCAAACAGATCAAGACGAGTCGCCTGCCCTTCCTGGTGCACAACACCTAG